The following are from one region of the Etheostoma spectabile isolate EspeVRDwgs_2016 chromosome 15, UIUC_Espe_1.0, whole genome shotgun sequence genome:
- the dnmt1 gene encoding DNA (cytosine-5)-methyltransferase 1 isoform X1: protein MPSKTSMPLPEDVRKRLQVLDEDGISDEDNLKEKLKLVQDFLHVDAQDQLSNLEEKKKNSEISMEVYISKVKTLLGKELHLENGSHVDGVEQNGKTTGFTNGSHKDKNSEDVTMDVQEEEEAVKSPTASKGKGGRKSKSNSDTKKSPASARVTRNAGKQPTIMSMFSKVQKRKSEDLNGEATNGQNEVKEEEDVEESREEKRLKVESDESTAPEKSSEITKPVSAAKTPPPKCTDCRQYLDDSDLKFFQGDPDNALDEPEMLTDERLSLFDSNEDGFESYEDLPQHKITNFSVYDKRGHLCPFDSGLIEKNVELYFSCVVKPIYDDNPCLDGGVPAKKLGPINAWWITGFDGGEKALIGFTTAFADYILMQSSEEYAPIFAVMQEKIYMSKIVVEYLQKNPDASYEDLLNKIETTVPPAGLNFNCFTEDTLLRHAQFVVEQVESYDEAGDSDEQPIIVTPCMRDLIKLAGVTLGKSMLLYWRAARRQAIRHPTKIEKDNKGPTKATTTTLVYQIFDTFFSDQIEQNDKESGAAKRQRCGVCEVCQSPDCGKCAACKDMIKFGGSGKSKQACKQRRCPNLAVKEAEDDEIVEEEDVPVEKPKKLSHAKRKKQTQCKLTWIGEPVQSEGKKQYYRKVCVNDEVLEVGDCVSVSSEDPTVPLFLARITSLWEDNNGKMFHAHWFLRGAYTVLGESSDPLELVLVDECEDMQLNYVQGKVDVMYKAPSDNWFMEGGMDSEIKVIEDDGKSFFYQFWYDTEYARFETPPKTTLLEDCKFKFCCSCARIKAREEQETPRAFEPLVDKDHDSKVLYALACFKGEQFKVGDSVYLHPDSFNFSVKPASPVKRSHRKEDVDEDLYPEYYRKSSDYIKGSNLHAPEPFRIGRIKEIFYHRRSNGKPDMSEVKLRLCKFYRPENTHKGVKASYHTDINQLYWSDEEVTVSMTEVLGRCQVEYAEDLNESVQDYSSGGPDRFYFLEAYNAKSKSFEDPPNHARSAVHKGKGKGKGKGKGKGKAAQEPQDSQNEPQTLKVPKYRTLDVFSGCGGLSEGFHQAGMSETLWAIEMWEPAAQAFRLNNPGTTVFTEDCNVLLKLVMSGEKTNSLGQRLPQKGDVEMLCGGPPCQGFSGMNRFNSRTYSKFKNSLVVSYLSYCDYYRPKFFLLENVRNFVSFKSSMVLKLTLRCLVRMGYQCTFGVLQAGQYGVAQTRRRAIILAAAPGEKLPRYPEPLHVFAPRACSLNVVVDEKKYVSNVTRGNGGIYRTITVRDTMSDLPEIRNGASALEISYNGEPQSWFQRQIRGTQYQPILRDHICKDMSALVEGRMRHIPLAPGSDWRDLPNIEVRLKDGTMTKKLRYSHPDKKSGRSGTGALRGVCTCAGGNPCDPADRQFNTLIPWCLPHTGNRHNHWAGLYGRLEWDGFFSTTVTNPEPMGKQGRVLHPEQHRVVSVRECARSQGFPDTYRFFGNVLDKHRQVGNAVPPPLSRAIGLELKKCVMERMKEEQASETVKQEMEISD, encoded by the exons ATGCCATCCAAGACTTCCATGCCTCTGCCAGAAGATGTCAGGAAAAG GCTGCAGGTTCTGGATGAGGATGGGATTTCAGACGAG GATAATTTGAAAGAGAAGCTCAAGTTGGTGCAGGACTTTCTGCATGTAGATGCTCAGGACCAGCTGTCTAAcctggaagaaaagaagaagaattcaGAGATCTCAATG GAGGTCTACATCTCTAAAGTAAAGACCTTGCTGGGAAAAGAGCTTCATCTTGAAAATGGTTCACATGTTGATGGTGTGGAGCAAAATGGAAAGACGACTGGCTTCACAAATGGTTCTCACAAAGATAAGAACAGTGAAGATGTAACCATGGATgtacaggaggaagaggaggctgtcAAGTCACCAACTGCTTCCAAAGGGAAGGGTGGACGCAAGAGCAAGTCAAATTCTGACACTAAAA AGTCTCCAGCCAGTGCCAGGGTTACAAGAAATGCTGGAAAACAGCCAACTATCATGTCAATGTTCTCTAAAGT TCAAAAGCGAAAGTCTGAAGACTTGAACGGAGAAGCTACTAATGGACAAAATGAAgtgaaggaagaagaagatgtTGAGGAG TCTCGGGAGGAGAAGCGTCTTAAAGTGGAATCAGATGAAAG TACGGCTCCAGAGAAATCGAGTGAGATCACTAAGCCGGTTTCTGCTGCAAAG ACACCACCCCCCAAGTGTACAGACTGCAGACAATACTTGGATGACTCTGATCTCAAATTCTTTCAAGGGGATCCTGATAATGCG CTGGATGAACCAGAAATGTTAACCGATGAGCGTCTCTCCCTTTTTGACTCAAATGAGGATGGATTTGAAAGCTATGAGGATCTGCCGCAGCACAAGATTACAAACTTCAG TGTGTATGACAAGCGTGGCCACCTTTGTCCATTTGACTCTGGACTGATTGAGAAGAACGTGGAGCTCTACTTCAGCTGTGTTGTGAAACCAATCTATGATGACAACCCTTGCTTGGATG gaGGTGTTCCTGCCAAAAAGCTTGGACCCATTAATGCCTGGTGGATCACTGGTTTTGATGGTGGAGAAAAGGCTTTAATTGGTTTCACTACAG CTTTTGCCGATTACATCCTGATGCAGTCCAGCGAGGAATATGCACCCATTTTTGCAGTAATGCAGGAGAAGATCTATATGAGCAAGATTGTGGTGGAGTATCTCCAAAAGAATCCTGATGCGAGTTATGAGGACCTTCTCAACAAGATTGAG ACAACAGTGCCTCCTGCAGGGTTAAACTTCAACTGCTTCACAGAGGACACACTGCTGCGCCACGCCCAGTTTGTGGTGGAGCAGGTGGAGAGCTACGATGAGGCCGGCGACTCGGATGAGCAGCCCATCATTGTTACTCCCTGCATGAGAGACTTGATCAAACTTGCAGGCGTCACACTAGGAAAAAG CATGCTGCTGTACTG GAGAGCTGCCAGAAGACAGGCCATTCGTCACCCAACAAAAATTGAGAAGGACAATAAGGGACCAACTAAAGCGACCACTACCACGCTGGTCTACCAGATCTTTGATACCTTCTTCTCTGATCAGATAGAGCAGAATGATAAAGAGAGTGGTGCGGCCAAAAGACAGCGCTGTGGTGTCTGTGAG GTTTGCCAATCACCTGATTGTGGCAAGTGTGCAGCTTGCAAGGACATGATCAAATTTGGGGGAAGTGGCAAAAGCAAGCAGGCTTGTAAGCAGAGAAG ATGTCCAAACCTTGCTGTAAAGGAGGCTGAAGATGATGAGATTGTTGAAGAGGAAGATGTTCCAGTGGAGAAGCCCAAAAAGCTTTCTCATGCTAAGAGGAAGAAGCAGACTCAGTGCAAACTGACATGGATCGGAGAGCCTGTTCAG AGTGAGGGGAAGAAGCAGTACTACAGGAAGGTCTGTGTGAATGATGAAGTGCTGGAGGTGGGCGACTGTGTATCGGTTTCCTCAGAGGATCCAACTGTGCCTCTGTTTCTGGCAAG GATCACATCACTGTGGGAGGACAACAATGGAAAGATGTTCCATGCCCACTGGTTCCTTCGTGGTGCTTACACAGTGCTGGGCGAGTCTTCTGATCCGCTGGAGCTCGTCCTTGTGGATGAGTGTGAAGACATGCAGCTCAATTATGTGCAAGGCAAAGTTGACGTCATGTATAAGGCCCCATCTGACAACTGGTTTATGGAG gggggcATGGATTCGGAAATCAAGGTGATTGAGGATGACGGGAAGAGTTTCTTCTATCAGTTCTGGTACGACACAGAATATGCCCGCTTTGAGACACCTCCCAAGACCACTCTATTAGAAGACTGCAAGTTTAA GTTCTGTTGCAGCTGTGCTAGGATCAAAGCGAGAGAAGAACAGGAAACTCCTCGTGCATTTGAACCTCTGGTGGACAAAGACCATGACTCCAAGGTTCTGTATGCTCTGGCCTGTTTTAAGGGGGAGCAGTTCAAGGTGGGAGACAGTGTCTACCTACATCCTGACTCTTTTAATTTCAG TGTGAAGCCAGCTAGCCCAGTGAAGCGCTCTCATAGGAAAGAGGATGTGGATGAAGACTTGTATCCAGAATATTACAGGAAGTCTTCAGACTACATTAAGGGGTCTAATTTGCATGCTCCAGAGCCCTTCCGCATCGGGCGCATCAAGGAGATCTTTTATCACAGACGTAGCAACGGAAAACCCGACATGTCAGAGGTCAAACTGCGACTCTGCAAGTTTTACAG GCCTGAGAACACTCACAAAGGTGTCAAAGCCAGTTACCACACAGACATCAATCAGCTATACTGGAGTGATGAAGAAGTGACTGTCAGCATGACTGAGGTGCTTGGCCGCTGTCAAGTAGAATATGCAGAAGACTTAAATGAATCAGTCCAGGACTATTCCAGTGGTGGACCTGACCGCTTCTATTTCCTGGAG GCCTATAATGCAAAATCCAAAAGCTTTGAAGACCCTCCTAATCATGCTCGCTCTGCTGTTCATAAAGGCAAAGGAAAGGGCAAAGGGAAAG GTAAAGGCAAAGGGAAGGCTGCACAAGAACCACAGGACTCTCAGAATGAACCACAGACACTTAAAGTGCCCAAATATCGCACACTGGATGTGTTCTCTGGCTGCGGTGGACTTTCTGAAGGCTTCCACCAGGCCG GAATGTCTGAGACACTGTGGGCCATAGAGATGTGGGAGCCTGCCGCTCAGGCCTTTAGGCTCAACAACCCTGGCACCACAGTGTTCACTGAGGACTGCAACGTCTTGCTGAAGTTGGTCATGTCTGGAGAGAAAACAAATTCTCTGGGCCAGAGGCTTCCTCAGAAGGGTGACGTAGAGATGCTGTGTGGAGGACCTCCTTGCCAAGGATTCAGTGGGATGAACCGCTTCAACTCTCGTACTTATTCCAAATTCAAGAACTCACTAGTGGTCTCCTATCTCAG TTACTGTGATTACTACAGACCCAAGTTTTTCCTGCTGGAGAATGTGAGGAACTTTGTGTCATTCAAAAGCTCCATGGTTCTGAAGCTGACTCTACGCTGTCTTGTCCGCATGGGTTACCAGTGTACTTTTGGTGTTCTTCAG GCTGGTCAGTATGGTGTTGCCCAGACCCGCCGTAGAGCAATCATCCTGGCTGCTGCTCCTGGCGAGAAGCTGCCCCGTTACCCGGAGCCGCTGCATGTGTTTGCTCCCAGAGCTTGCTCTCTGAACGTGGTGGTTGACGAAAAGAAATACGTCAGTAATGTCACACG AGGTAATGGAGGAATCTACAGAACCATCACTGTCAGAGACACCATGTCTGACCTGCCAGAGATTCGCAATGGTGCATCTGCGCTGGAAATTTCCTACAATGGGGAGCCTCAGTCTTGGTTCCAGAGGCAGATCAGAGGCACACAGTATCAGCCAATCCTGAGAGATCATATATGCAAG GACATGAGTGCTCTGGTTGAAGGTCGGATGCGTCACATCCCCTTGGCTCCAGGCTCCGACTGGAGGGATCTGCCTAACATTGAAGTTCGGCTGAAAGATGGCACCATGACCAAGAAGCTGCGCTACTCACACCCTGATAAAAAGAGTGGTCGCAGCGGCACCGGTGCACTCAGAGGTGTTTGCACTTGTGCAGGAG gGAATCCATGCGACCCTGCAGACAGGCAGTTTAACACCCTGATCCCCTGGTGTCTGCCCCACACTGGGAACCGCCACAATCACTGGGCCGGACTCTATGGCAGATTGGAATGGGATGGCTTCTTCAGCACAACTGTCACCAACCCTGAACCCATGGGCAAGCAG GGTCGTGTTTTGCATCCAGAGCAGCACAGAGTGGTCAGTGTGAGGGAGTGTGCACGCTCTCAGGGATTCCCCGACACCTACCGCTTCTTTGGAAACGTCCTGGACAAACACCGACAG GTTGGAAATGCAGTGCCCCCTCCACTCTCCAGGGCCATAGGCCTGGAGCTAAAGAAGTGTGTCATGGAGAGAATGAAGGAAGAACAGGCGTCAG AGACTGTAAAACAAGAGATGGAGATCTCTGATTAG
- the s1pr2 gene encoding sphingosine 1-phosphate receptor 2 has product MNLCHKTAVLCHPVNMKSKYSQYYDQSLIPSYYAFVKNMTIEELAKRSEDKKQLTTLNIVIVVLCTTIILENLLVLIAVCRNKKFHTAMFFFIGNLAFSDLLAGSAYIANIFLSGPRTFDLMPVQWFIREGTAFIALAASVFSLLAIATERYIAITKVKVYGSTKTCRMFLLIGACWVTSILLGGLPIIGWNCINNLPECSTVLPLYSKKYILFVVTIFSLILLSIVILYVRIYLIVRSSHQEATNSPAYALLKTVTIVLGVFIMCWLPAFTILLLDSSCRIQFCPILSKADIFFGFATLNSALNPLIYTLRSKDMRKEFLRVLCCWGVLQSGRPADRCLVPLKSSSSLEHCSHKHEHQTTPIMQDCTSV; this is encoded by the coding sequence ATGAATCTTTGCCATAAAACCGCTGTGCTCTGCCACCCTGTCAACATGAAGAGCAAGTATTCCCAATACTATGATCAGAGTCTGATCCCCTCCTACTATGCCTTTGTAAAGAACATGACCATCGAGGAGCTAGCTAAACGTAGCGAGGATAAAAAGCAGCTCACCACACTCAACATTGTCATCGTGGTCCTCTGCACCACCATCATCCTGGAGAATCTGCTTGTCCTCATTGCTGTCTGCCGCAACAAGAAGTTCCACACCGCCATGTTTTTCTTCATCGGCAACCTGGCATTCTCTGACCTGCTGGCAGGCTCTGCCTACATAGCCAACATATTCCTATCAGGACCAAGGACCTTTGACCTTATGCCTGTGCAGTGGTTTATTCGAGAGGGAACAGCATTTATTGCTCTGGCAGCTTCTGTCTTCAGCTTGCTGGCGATAGCAACAGAGCGCTATATTGCTATTACCAAGGTTAAGGTGTACGGCTCCACCAAAACGTGCCGCATGTTCCTCCTGATAGGAGCTTGTTGGGTCACCTCCATCCTGCTTGGAGGACTTCCCATCATCGGCTGGAACTGCATCAATAACCTCCCTGAATGCTCAACTGTATTGCCACTCTACTCAAAGAAATACATCCTCTTTGTGGTCACCATTTTCAGCCTCATTCTACTCTCCATTGTCATCCTCTATGTGAGGATCTATTTGATTGTTCGGTCCAGCCACCAGGAAGCGACAAACTCACCGGCCTATGCCCTTTTGAAAACTGTCACTATAGTGCTGGGTGTCTTCATCATGTGCTGGCTGCCTGCTTTTACCATCCTCCTCCTAGATTCGTCCTGCAGGATACAATTTTGCCCCATCCTCTCCAAAGCAGACATCTTTTTTGGCTTTGCCACGCTGAACTCGGCACTTAACCCATTGATCTACACACTGCGCAGCAAGGACATGAGAAAGGAGTTTCTGCGTGTGTTGTGCTGCTGGGGGGTGCTGCAAAGCGGGCGGCCTGCTGACCGTTGTCTGGTCCCTCTAAAGAGCTCCAGCTCTCTGGAACACTGCAGCCACAAACACGAACACCAGACCACACCAATCATGCAAGATTGTACCAGTGTCTGA
- the dnmt1 gene encoding DNA (cytosine-5)-methyltransferase 1 isoform X2 — protein sequence MPSKTSMPLPEDVRKRLQVLDEDGISDEDNLKEKLKLVQDFLHVDAQDQLSNLEEKKKNSEISMEVYISKVKTLLGKELHLENGSHVDGVEQNGKTTGFTNGSHKDKNSEDVTMDVQEEEEAVKSPTASKGKGGRKSKSNSDTKKSPASARVTRNAGKQPTIMSMFSKVQKRKSEDLNGEATNGQNEVKEEEDVEESREEKRLKVESDESTAPEKSSEITKPVSAAKTPPPKCTDCRQYLDDSDLKFFQGDPDNALDEPEMLTDERLSLFDSNEDGFESYEDLPQHKITNFSVYDKRGHLCPFDSGLIEKNVELYFSCVVKPIYDDNPCLDGGVPAKKLGPINAWWITGFDGGEKALIGFTTAFADYILMQSSEEYAPIFAVMQEKIYMSKIVVEYLQKNPDASYEDLLNKIETTVPPAGLNFNCFTEDTLLRHAQFVVEQVESYDEAGDSDEQPIIVTPCMRDLIKLAGVTLGKRRAARRQAIRHPTKIEKDNKGPTKATTTTLVYQIFDTFFSDQIEQNDKESGAAKRQRCGVCEVCQSPDCGKCAACKDMIKFGGSGKSKQACKQRRCPNLAVKEAEDDEIVEEEDVPVEKPKKLSHAKRKKQTQCKLTWIGEPVQSEGKKQYYRKVCVNDEVLEVGDCVSVSSEDPTVPLFLARITSLWEDNNGKMFHAHWFLRGAYTVLGESSDPLELVLVDECEDMQLNYVQGKVDVMYKAPSDNWFMEGGMDSEIKVIEDDGKSFFYQFWYDTEYARFETPPKTTLLEDCKFKFCCSCARIKAREEQETPRAFEPLVDKDHDSKVLYALACFKGEQFKVGDSVYLHPDSFNFSVKPASPVKRSHRKEDVDEDLYPEYYRKSSDYIKGSNLHAPEPFRIGRIKEIFYHRRSNGKPDMSEVKLRLCKFYRPENTHKGVKASYHTDINQLYWSDEEVTVSMTEVLGRCQVEYAEDLNESVQDYSSGGPDRFYFLEAYNAKSKSFEDPPNHARSAVHKGKGKGKGKGKGKGKAAQEPQDSQNEPQTLKVPKYRTLDVFSGCGGLSEGFHQAGMSETLWAIEMWEPAAQAFRLNNPGTTVFTEDCNVLLKLVMSGEKTNSLGQRLPQKGDVEMLCGGPPCQGFSGMNRFNSRTYSKFKNSLVVSYLSYCDYYRPKFFLLENVRNFVSFKSSMVLKLTLRCLVRMGYQCTFGVLQAGQYGVAQTRRRAIILAAAPGEKLPRYPEPLHVFAPRACSLNVVVDEKKYVSNVTRGNGGIYRTITVRDTMSDLPEIRNGASALEISYNGEPQSWFQRQIRGTQYQPILRDHICKDMSALVEGRMRHIPLAPGSDWRDLPNIEVRLKDGTMTKKLRYSHPDKKSGRSGTGALRGVCTCAGGNPCDPADRQFNTLIPWCLPHTGNRHNHWAGLYGRLEWDGFFSTTVTNPEPMGKQGRVLHPEQHRVVSVRECARSQGFPDTYRFFGNVLDKHRQVGNAVPPPLSRAIGLELKKCVMERMKEEQASETVKQEMEISD from the exons ATGCCATCCAAGACTTCCATGCCTCTGCCAGAAGATGTCAGGAAAAG GCTGCAGGTTCTGGATGAGGATGGGATTTCAGACGAG GATAATTTGAAAGAGAAGCTCAAGTTGGTGCAGGACTTTCTGCATGTAGATGCTCAGGACCAGCTGTCTAAcctggaagaaaagaagaagaattcaGAGATCTCAATG GAGGTCTACATCTCTAAAGTAAAGACCTTGCTGGGAAAAGAGCTTCATCTTGAAAATGGTTCACATGTTGATGGTGTGGAGCAAAATGGAAAGACGACTGGCTTCACAAATGGTTCTCACAAAGATAAGAACAGTGAAGATGTAACCATGGATgtacaggaggaagaggaggctgtcAAGTCACCAACTGCTTCCAAAGGGAAGGGTGGACGCAAGAGCAAGTCAAATTCTGACACTAAAA AGTCTCCAGCCAGTGCCAGGGTTACAAGAAATGCTGGAAAACAGCCAACTATCATGTCAATGTTCTCTAAAGT TCAAAAGCGAAAGTCTGAAGACTTGAACGGAGAAGCTACTAATGGACAAAATGAAgtgaaggaagaagaagatgtTGAGGAG TCTCGGGAGGAGAAGCGTCTTAAAGTGGAATCAGATGAAAG TACGGCTCCAGAGAAATCGAGTGAGATCACTAAGCCGGTTTCTGCTGCAAAG ACACCACCCCCCAAGTGTACAGACTGCAGACAATACTTGGATGACTCTGATCTCAAATTCTTTCAAGGGGATCCTGATAATGCG CTGGATGAACCAGAAATGTTAACCGATGAGCGTCTCTCCCTTTTTGACTCAAATGAGGATGGATTTGAAAGCTATGAGGATCTGCCGCAGCACAAGATTACAAACTTCAG TGTGTATGACAAGCGTGGCCACCTTTGTCCATTTGACTCTGGACTGATTGAGAAGAACGTGGAGCTCTACTTCAGCTGTGTTGTGAAACCAATCTATGATGACAACCCTTGCTTGGATG gaGGTGTTCCTGCCAAAAAGCTTGGACCCATTAATGCCTGGTGGATCACTGGTTTTGATGGTGGAGAAAAGGCTTTAATTGGTTTCACTACAG CTTTTGCCGATTACATCCTGATGCAGTCCAGCGAGGAATATGCACCCATTTTTGCAGTAATGCAGGAGAAGATCTATATGAGCAAGATTGTGGTGGAGTATCTCCAAAAGAATCCTGATGCGAGTTATGAGGACCTTCTCAACAAGATTGAG ACAACAGTGCCTCCTGCAGGGTTAAACTTCAACTGCTTCACAGAGGACACACTGCTGCGCCACGCCCAGTTTGTGGTGGAGCAGGTGGAGAGCTACGATGAGGCCGGCGACTCGGATGAGCAGCCCATCATTGTTACTCCCTGCATGAGAGACTTGATCAAACTTGCAGGCGTCACACTAGGAAAAAG GAGAGCTGCCAGAAGACAGGCCATTCGTCACCCAACAAAAATTGAGAAGGACAATAAGGGACCAACTAAAGCGACCACTACCACGCTGGTCTACCAGATCTTTGATACCTTCTTCTCTGATCAGATAGAGCAGAATGATAAAGAGAGTGGTGCGGCCAAAAGACAGCGCTGTGGTGTCTGTGAG GTTTGCCAATCACCTGATTGTGGCAAGTGTGCAGCTTGCAAGGACATGATCAAATTTGGGGGAAGTGGCAAAAGCAAGCAGGCTTGTAAGCAGAGAAG ATGTCCAAACCTTGCTGTAAAGGAGGCTGAAGATGATGAGATTGTTGAAGAGGAAGATGTTCCAGTGGAGAAGCCCAAAAAGCTTTCTCATGCTAAGAGGAAGAAGCAGACTCAGTGCAAACTGACATGGATCGGAGAGCCTGTTCAG AGTGAGGGGAAGAAGCAGTACTACAGGAAGGTCTGTGTGAATGATGAAGTGCTGGAGGTGGGCGACTGTGTATCGGTTTCCTCAGAGGATCCAACTGTGCCTCTGTTTCTGGCAAG GATCACATCACTGTGGGAGGACAACAATGGAAAGATGTTCCATGCCCACTGGTTCCTTCGTGGTGCTTACACAGTGCTGGGCGAGTCTTCTGATCCGCTGGAGCTCGTCCTTGTGGATGAGTGTGAAGACATGCAGCTCAATTATGTGCAAGGCAAAGTTGACGTCATGTATAAGGCCCCATCTGACAACTGGTTTATGGAG gggggcATGGATTCGGAAATCAAGGTGATTGAGGATGACGGGAAGAGTTTCTTCTATCAGTTCTGGTACGACACAGAATATGCCCGCTTTGAGACACCTCCCAAGACCACTCTATTAGAAGACTGCAAGTTTAA GTTCTGTTGCAGCTGTGCTAGGATCAAAGCGAGAGAAGAACAGGAAACTCCTCGTGCATTTGAACCTCTGGTGGACAAAGACCATGACTCCAAGGTTCTGTATGCTCTGGCCTGTTTTAAGGGGGAGCAGTTCAAGGTGGGAGACAGTGTCTACCTACATCCTGACTCTTTTAATTTCAG TGTGAAGCCAGCTAGCCCAGTGAAGCGCTCTCATAGGAAAGAGGATGTGGATGAAGACTTGTATCCAGAATATTACAGGAAGTCTTCAGACTACATTAAGGGGTCTAATTTGCATGCTCCAGAGCCCTTCCGCATCGGGCGCATCAAGGAGATCTTTTATCACAGACGTAGCAACGGAAAACCCGACATGTCAGAGGTCAAACTGCGACTCTGCAAGTTTTACAG GCCTGAGAACACTCACAAAGGTGTCAAAGCCAGTTACCACACAGACATCAATCAGCTATACTGGAGTGATGAAGAAGTGACTGTCAGCATGACTGAGGTGCTTGGCCGCTGTCAAGTAGAATATGCAGAAGACTTAAATGAATCAGTCCAGGACTATTCCAGTGGTGGACCTGACCGCTTCTATTTCCTGGAG GCCTATAATGCAAAATCCAAAAGCTTTGAAGACCCTCCTAATCATGCTCGCTCTGCTGTTCATAAAGGCAAAGGAAAGGGCAAAGGGAAAG GTAAAGGCAAAGGGAAGGCTGCACAAGAACCACAGGACTCTCAGAATGAACCACAGACACTTAAAGTGCCCAAATATCGCACACTGGATGTGTTCTCTGGCTGCGGTGGACTTTCTGAAGGCTTCCACCAGGCCG GAATGTCTGAGACACTGTGGGCCATAGAGATGTGGGAGCCTGCCGCTCAGGCCTTTAGGCTCAACAACCCTGGCACCACAGTGTTCACTGAGGACTGCAACGTCTTGCTGAAGTTGGTCATGTCTGGAGAGAAAACAAATTCTCTGGGCCAGAGGCTTCCTCAGAAGGGTGACGTAGAGATGCTGTGTGGAGGACCTCCTTGCCAAGGATTCAGTGGGATGAACCGCTTCAACTCTCGTACTTATTCCAAATTCAAGAACTCACTAGTGGTCTCCTATCTCAG TTACTGTGATTACTACAGACCCAAGTTTTTCCTGCTGGAGAATGTGAGGAACTTTGTGTCATTCAAAAGCTCCATGGTTCTGAAGCTGACTCTACGCTGTCTTGTCCGCATGGGTTACCAGTGTACTTTTGGTGTTCTTCAG GCTGGTCAGTATGGTGTTGCCCAGACCCGCCGTAGAGCAATCATCCTGGCTGCTGCTCCTGGCGAGAAGCTGCCCCGTTACCCGGAGCCGCTGCATGTGTTTGCTCCCAGAGCTTGCTCTCTGAACGTGGTGGTTGACGAAAAGAAATACGTCAGTAATGTCACACG AGGTAATGGAGGAATCTACAGAACCATCACTGTCAGAGACACCATGTCTGACCTGCCAGAGATTCGCAATGGTGCATCTGCGCTGGAAATTTCCTACAATGGGGAGCCTCAGTCTTGGTTCCAGAGGCAGATCAGAGGCACACAGTATCAGCCAATCCTGAGAGATCATATATGCAAG GACATGAGTGCTCTGGTTGAAGGTCGGATGCGTCACATCCCCTTGGCTCCAGGCTCCGACTGGAGGGATCTGCCTAACATTGAAGTTCGGCTGAAAGATGGCACCATGACCAAGAAGCTGCGCTACTCACACCCTGATAAAAAGAGTGGTCGCAGCGGCACCGGTGCACTCAGAGGTGTTTGCACTTGTGCAGGAG gGAATCCATGCGACCCTGCAGACAGGCAGTTTAACACCCTGATCCCCTGGTGTCTGCCCCACACTGGGAACCGCCACAATCACTGGGCCGGACTCTATGGCAGATTGGAATGGGATGGCTTCTTCAGCACAACTGTCACCAACCCTGAACCCATGGGCAAGCAG GGTCGTGTTTTGCATCCAGAGCAGCACAGAGTGGTCAGTGTGAGGGAGTGTGCACGCTCTCAGGGATTCCCCGACACCTACCGCTTCTTTGGAAACGTCCTGGACAAACACCGACAG GTTGGAAATGCAGTGCCCCCTCCACTCTCCAGGGCCATAGGCCTGGAGCTAAAGAAGTGTGTCATGGAGAGAATGAAGGAAGAACAGGCGTCAG AGACTGTAAAACAAGAGATGGAGATCTCTGATTAG